AGCCGCGGCGCCGGCACGAGCCGCCGGTCGTCGGTGCGCTGGATCATCGACTTGAACTCGGTGAGCAGTTTCGACGCCATGGACGGGCTGATCTGCGACTGTCCGTCGGCGACCGCCCGGATCGCCGTCGCCACCTCGTCGGTGGAGATCTCCTTGAGCAGGTAGCCCGTGGCACCCGCCTTGATCGCGTCGTAGAGGTCGGCCTCCTCGTCGCTGATCGTCAGCATGATGATCTTCGCACTGGGGGCCACCTCCTTGATGGAGGTGCACGCCTCGATCCCGCCCCGCTTCGGCATGCGGACGTCCATCAGGACGATGTCGGGCAGCAGGTCGGCCGCCTTGTCGACGGCCTCCGCACCGTCACCGGCCTCCCCCACGACCTGGATGTCCTCCTCCTGGGCGAGGACGATCTCCAGTCCGCGGCGGAAGAGCGCGTGGTCGTCCACGACGAGGACCCTGATGGGCTCCTTCCGGGGCGCGCCGCTCCCCGTGTCGCCGGGGTCGCCGCCCCCGGCGCCCCCCCGGTCCGGGGCGCCGGAGCCGCCCGGATGATGCACCGGGCCGAAGCTGTCCATCGTTCCTCCCCCTGCAGGCCGGGGCCCTGAAGTTCACGGTCGTCACACCAACCCCGCCCCCCACGGGACGGGTTGGCCACGCGCCGCCATGATTCCATGCCCCGGCCCCCGCGTGGTGATCCTTCGGTGGCACGGGGGTGCCCCCGGGGGCGCAGGGGGCGCTTTCCGGGGGCACCACGACGGTTGGCGGCCCGTCAGCCGCCGAGCGCTCCGCCCGCGCCGCCACCCTCGGACCCGGCCAGCGGGTCGTTCTCCAGGTGGATGACGCCGTAGTCGTAGGCGTGGCGCCGGTACACGACGCTCGGCTGCTTGGTGTCCGCGTCGACGAACAGGTAGAAGTCGTGCCCGACCAGCTCCATCTCGTACAGCGCCTGGTCGAGCGACATGGGGGCCGCGCTGTGCGTCTTCTCGCGCACGATGAGCGGGCCCTCGCCCTGGACCTCCAGCGACCCGATCCTGGTCGTGGGGACCGTCTCCTGCTCCTCTTCCAGGACGGCGA
This portion of the Streptomyces changanensis genome encodes:
- a CDS encoding response regulator; its protein translation is MDSFGPVHHPGGSGAPDRGGAGGGDPGDTGSGAPRKEPIRVLVVDDHALFRRGLEIVLAQEEDIQVVGEAGDGAEAVDKAADLLPDIVLMDVRMPKRGGIEACTSIKEVAPSAKIIMLTISDEEADLYDAIKAGATGYLLKEISTDEVATAIRAVADGQSQISPSMASKLLTEFKSMIQRTDDRRLVPAPRLTDRELEVLKLVATGMNNRDIAKELFISENTVKNHVRNILEKLQLHSRMEAVVYAMREKILEIR